ACGGAGATGAACAGCAGGGAGCAGATAGATACGCTCGTTTCTGTCCTGAAGGAGGTAGCCGGCAAATGAAGCTGATTTTTGAAAGAAGCGCCGCAGGACGCAGATGCGCCCCATTGCCCGTCTGTGACGTGCCGTTTTACGGAATATCCGACGAGATGAAGCGCAGAACTGTTCCACGTCTGCCAGAGTTGGCGGAGGTGGATCTCTGCCGCCATTATACAGAGCTGAACAAACAGGTCTACGGGGTCAACTGCGGTTTTTACCCGCTCGGTTCCTGCACGATGAAATATAATCCCGCAGTCAATGAGGAGATTGCCGCGCTCAAAGGTTTTCAGGCAATCCACCCGCTCCAGCCGGAACATACCATGCAGGGCTGCATGGAGGTTTTAGCGACGCTGGAGGAGCTGCTCTCCGAGCTTGTGGGCATGGACGCCATGACGTTCCAGCCGGCGGCCGGCGCGCACGGCGAGCTTACGGGGCTGCTGCTCATCAAGGCCTACCAGCTTGACAACGGCGGCGCGGCTCGTGACAAGATAATAGTTCCAGACTCCGCTCACGGCACCAACCCAGCAAGCTGCGCTATGGCGGGCTTTCAGGCGGTGAACATTCCCTCCGCCGCAGACGGCAGCGTCGACCTTGACGCCCTGCGCGCAGCAGTTGGGCCCGATACCGCAGGCCTCATGCTCACGAACCCAAATACCCTCGGTATGTTCGATAAAAATATACTCGAAATCACCAGAATCGTTCACGAAGCGGGCGGCCTCTGCTATTATGACGGCGCCAACATGAACGCCATTATGGGCGCGGCGCGCCCCGGCGACATGGGCTTTGACGTCATCCACCTCAATCTGCACAAGACCTTCTCTACGCCGCACGGCGGGGGCGGCCCGGGCGCAGCTGCGGTGGGCGCGAAGCAAATACTTGCGAAGTATATGCCCGGCAAGTCCATCGTCCGGAAAGAGAGCGGCTTTGCGTTTAAAGAGGCGCCCTCATCAATAGGCTCAGTCCGCTCCTTCTACGGCAATTTTCTCGTCTGCGTGCGCGCTCTGTGCTATGTCCTCTCTTTAGGCGGAGCCGGGCTGCGCGAGGCGTCGCAGAACGCCGTGCTGAACGCGAACTATCTGCGCGTCCTGCTCAAGGAGCATTGCCCCACCTCAAACGACGGCCTCTGTATGCACGAGTTTGTGCTGACGCTTGAGGAGCTGCATAAACAGACGGGCGTCACGGCAAGCGATGTCGCGAAGGCGATGCTTGACTGCGGCATGCACCCCCCGACCATGTACTTCCCGCTGATAGTGCATGAGGCGCTGATG
The nucleotide sequence above comes from Cloacibacillus sp.. Encoded proteins:
- the gcvPB gene encoding aminomethyl-transferring glycine dehydrogenase subunit GcvPB, with the protein product MKLIFERSAAGRRCAPLPVCDVPFYGISDEMKRRTVPRLPELAEVDLCRHYTELNKQVYGVNCGFYPLGSCTMKYNPAVNEEIAALKGFQAIHPLQPEHTMQGCMEVLATLEELLSELVGMDAMTFQPAAGAHGELTGLLLIKAYQLDNGGAARDKIIVPDSAHGTNPASCAMAGFQAVNIPSAADGSVDLDALRAAVGPDTAGLMLTNPNTLGMFDKNILEITRIVHEAGGLCYYDGANMNAIMGAARPGDMGFDVIHLNLHKTFSTPHGGGGPGAAAVGAKQILAKYMPGKSIVRKESGFAFKEAPSSIGSVRSFYGNFLVCVRALCYVLSLGGAGLREASQNAVLNANYLRVLLKEHCPTSNDGLCMHEFVLTLEELHKQTGVTASDVAKAMLDCGMHPPTMYFPLIVHEALMFEPTETETKDTLDEAARSIVKLLEMAASKPEALHNAPLATAVGRPDEVAAARTPVIRHGF